Proteins encoded within one genomic window of Triticum aestivum cultivar Chinese Spring chromosome 2D, IWGSC CS RefSeq v2.1, whole genome shotgun sequence:
- the LOC123048717 gene encoding peroxidase 2, with the protein MHSTYTKYGIMTPRKRKGKRLRAATIIEQLAGCGCALGMSKEVRARIAFEHSKERVCSFRISLSPRPLHPHPPQNFLSYSRQGCDASVLLNETSVGGNERGAFGNVGSLRGFAVIEQIKKDVEAVCKKPYSNNGPVVSCADILAVAARDSVVALGGPSWEVKLGRRDSTTASVAQANQDLPPPFLDVAGLNASFAGKGFSLTEMVALSGAHTIGMAQCQNFRGRLYNEPNINTTYATKLKLNCPTSGGNTNLAPLDDDTATPPNPDLFNNDFFINLQSEKGLLHSDQVLYNATAPAGATEGIVNGFASSQAAFFSAFASAMVKMANLSPLTGSQGQVRTVCSIPN; encoded by the exons ATGCACTCGACCTACACGAAATACGGCATCATGACACCCAgaaaaaggaaagggaaaagatTAAGAGCAGCAACCATCATCGAACAGCTAGCAGGATGTGGATGTGCCCTGGGAATGTCCAAG GAAGTAAGAGCACGCATTGCTTTTGAGCATTCAAAAGAAAGAGTATGTAGTTTTAGAATTTCGTTGAGTCCAAG GCCATTACATCCGCATCCACCGCAAAACTTCCTCTCCTACAGCAGACAG GGCTGTGACGCGTCCGTTCTGCTGAATGAGACTAGCGTGGGTGGCAACGAGCGGGGCGCATTCGGGAACGTGGGATCGCTCCGTGGCTTCGCGGTCATCGAACAAATCAAGAAGGATGTGGAAGCCGTGTGCAAAAAGCCCTACAGCAACAACGGGCccgtcgtctcctgcgccgacatcctcgccgtcgccgcccgcgatTCTGTCGTCGCG ttgGGAGGGCCTTCGTGGGAGGTTAAGCTGGGAAGGAGGGACTCCACAACGGCTAGCGTGGCACAGGCCAACCAGGACCTGCCTCCGCCCTTCTTGGACGTCGCCGGCCTCAACGCCAGCTTCGCCGGCAAGGGGTTCAGCTTGACCGAGATGGTCGCCCTATCCGGCGCCCACACCATCGGGATGGCGCAGTGCCAGAACTTCAGAGGCAGGCTCTACAACGAGCCCAACATCAACACGACCTACGCGACGAAGCTCAAGCTCAACTGCCCCACGTCTGGCGGCAACACCAACCTGGCCCCGCTCGACGACGACACAGCGACCCCCCCGAACCCGGACTTGTTCAACAACGACTTCTTCATCAACCTCCAGTCCGAGAAGGGCCTCCTTCACTCCGACCAGGTGCTCTACAACGCCACCGCACCCGCCGGTGCCACCGAAGGCATCGTTAATGGCTTCGCTTCTAGCCAGGCCGCCTTCTTTAGCGCCTTCGCCTCGGCCATGGTGAAGATGGCCAACCTCAGCCCGTTGACTGGCTCTCAGGGCCAGGTCAGGACCGTGTGCTCCATCCCCAACTAA